The proteins below come from a single Serpentinimonas raichei genomic window:
- a CDS encoding DNA topoisomerase III produces the protein MNNSNKTLVIAEKPSVALDLVRALTPLAGKFEKHDEYHESERYIVTSAVGHLVEIAAPEAYEVKRGKWSFAHLPVIPPQFDLRPIEKSKGRLNAVVKLAKRKDVAELINACDAGREGELIFRLIEQYAGGSKGLGKPVQRLWLQSMTPQAIRDGFGALRSDAQMRPLADAARSRSEADWLVGINGTRALTAFNSRDGGFFLTTVGRVQTPTLAVVVEREEKIRAFKSRDYWEIHATFEAQAGAYAGKWFDPAFKKPGAEAADAELKADRLWNAAAAEAIAAAVRGQPAQVSEESKPSTQASGLLYDLTSLQREANGRFGFSAKTTLALAQSLYERHKALTYPRTDSRALPEDYLPTVQQTVAMLAASGLAHLAPHARTAIEQGYIRPSKRVFDNAKVSDHFAIIPTLQAPSGLSEAEQKLYDLVARRFLAVFFPPAEFLLTTRISTVKLPTASHAFKTEGKVLVKPGWMAVYGKEAADETEGAQAGDKGQRLVPVQPGETVRNSEAAVRALQTRPPARYNEATLLGAMEGAGKLIDDEELRSAMADKGLGTPATRAAIIEGLLSENYLLREGREIIPTAKAFQLMTLLRGLQVQELCKPELTGEWEHKLALMERGQLSRADFMRQIAELTERMVRQAKEYDRDSVPGDYATLGTPCPNCGGVVRENYRRYACTGAEAADGAEGAGQGCGFSFGKSPAGRTFERDEAEAFLRDKRIGPLQGFRSKAGWPFVAELALAFSAEEQNWKLEFDFGDDKKAEASGELADFSAATALGPCPKCASPVYAHGSQYVCSHAVPSSVQAEPSCDFKSGAIILQQVVEPEQMGKLLHSGKTDLLQRFVSNKTRRAFKAYLVWDAAAGKVGFEFEPRAGKAGAAKPAARKAAAKPAAAQAETQADAKAAAKPAAARKATARKPAKVIAADQAAKPAAVRKPATRKSAS, from the coding sequence ATGAACAACAGCAACAAAACCCTGGTGATCGCCGAAAAACCTTCGGTCGCCCTTGATCTGGTGCGCGCCCTGACGCCGCTGGCGGGCAAGTTTGAGAAGCACGACGAGTACCACGAGAGCGAACGCTACATCGTGACCTCGGCGGTCGGGCATTTGGTGGAGATCGCCGCCCCCGAGGCCTACGAGGTCAAGCGCGGCAAGTGGAGTTTTGCGCACCTGCCGGTGATCCCGCCGCAGTTCGACTTGAGGCCGATCGAAAAATCCAAAGGGCGCCTGAACGCCGTGGTCAAGCTGGCCAAACGCAAAGACGTGGCGGAGCTGATCAACGCCTGCGACGCCGGGCGCGAGGGCGAGCTGATCTTTCGCCTGATCGAGCAGTACGCCGGTGGCAGCAAGGGGCTGGGCAAGCCGGTGCAGCGGCTCTGGTTACAGTCCATGACGCCGCAGGCGATACGCGACGGCTTTGGCGCTTTGCGCAGCGACGCGCAGATGCGCCCGCTGGCCGACGCCGCGCGCAGCCGCTCCGAGGCCGACTGGCTGGTGGGCATCAACGGCACCCGGGCGCTCACGGCCTTCAACAGCCGCGACGGCGGCTTCTTCCTCACCACCGTGGGCCGGGTGCAGACCCCGACGCTGGCGGTGGTGGTCGAGCGCGAAGAAAAAATCCGCGCCTTCAAAAGCCGCGACTACTGGGAAATCCACGCCACTTTCGAGGCCCAAGCGGGTGCCTACGCGGGCAAGTGGTTCGACCCGGCCTTCAAAAAACCCGGCGCCGAGGCGGCCGATGCCGAGCTCAAGGCCGACCGGCTCTGGAATGCGGCAGCGGCCGAGGCCATCGCCGCCGCAGTGCGCGGCCAGCCAGCGCAGGTGAGCGAAGAATCCAAACCCAGCACCCAGGCCAGCGGCCTGCTGTACGACCTCACCAGCTTGCAGCGCGAGGCCAACGGCCGCTTTGGTTTTAGCGCCAAAACCACGCTGGCGCTGGCGCAGAGCCTGTATGAGCGGCACAAGGCCCTGACCTACCCGCGCACCGACAGCCGCGCCCTGCCCGAAGACTACCTGCCCACGGTGCAGCAAACCGTGGCCATGCTGGCCGCCAGCGGCCTGGCGCACCTGGCCCCGCACGCGCGCACGGCGATCGAGCAAGGCTATATCCGGCCCAGCAAGCGCGTGTTCGACAACGCCAAGGTGAGCGACCACTTCGCCATCATTCCCACCCTGCAAGCCCCCAGTGGCTTAAGCGAGGCCGAGCAAAAGCTCTACGACCTGGTGGCGCGCCGTTTTCTGGCGGTGTTTTTTCCGCCGGCCGAGTTTTTGCTCACCACCCGCATCAGCACCGTGAAGCTGCCAACGGCCAGCCACGCCTTCAAGACCGAGGGCAAGGTGCTGGTCAAGCCGGGCTGGATGGCGGTCTATGGCAAGGAAGCCGCCGACGAGACCGAGGGCGCGCAGGCCGGCGACAAAGGCCAGCGCCTGGTGCCGGTGCAGCCGGGCGAAACCGTGCGCAACTCCGAGGCCGCCGTGCGCGCCCTGCAAACGCGGCCCCCGGCGCGCTACAACGAAGCCACCTTGCTCGGGGCCATGGAAGGCGCGGGCAAGCTGATCGATGACGAAGAACTGCGCAGCGCCATGGCCGACAAGGGGCTGGGCACGCCCGCCACGCGCGCCGCCATCATCGAAGGCTTGCTGAGCGAAAACTACCTGCTGCGCGAGGGGCGCGAGATCATTCCCACGGCCAAGGCGTTCCAGCTCATGACGCTGCTGCGCGGCCTGCAGGTGCAAGAGCTGTGCAAGCCCGAGCTGACGGGTGAGTGGGAGCACAAGCTGGCGCTGATGGAGCGCGGGCAGTTGAGCCGCGCCGACTTCATGCGCCAGATCGCCGAGCTGACCGAGCGCATGGTGCGCCAGGCCAAAGAATACGACCGCGACAGCGTGCCGGGCGACTACGCCACGCTGGGTACACCCTGCCCCAACTGCGGCGGCGTGGTGCGCGAAAACTACCGCCGCTACGCCTGCACCGGGGCCGAAGCGGCCGATGGGGCAGAAGGAGCCGGCCAAGGCTGTGGCTTTTCCTTTGGCAAGTCGCCCGCCGGGCGCACCTTCGAACGCGACGAAGCCGAAGCCTTTTTGCGCGACAAGCGCATCGGCCCCTTGCAAGGCTTTCGCTCCAAGGCCGGCTGGCCCTTCGTGGCCGAGCTGGCGCTGGCCTTCAGCGCCGAGGAGCAAAACTGGAAGCTGGAATTCGATTTTGGCGACGATAAAAAGGCCGAGGCCAGCGGCGAACTGGCCGACTTCAGCGCCGCCACGGCGCTCGGGCCTTGCCCCAAGTGCGCCAGCCCGGTCTATGCGCACGGCAGCCAGTATGTGTGCAGCCACGCCGTGCCCAGCTCGGTGCAGGCCGAGCCGAGCTGCGACTTCAAGAGCGGGGCCATTATTTTGCAGCAGGTGGTCGAGCCCGAGCAGATGGGCAAGCTGCTGCACAGCGGCAAGACCGATTTGCTGCAGCGCTTCGTCTCGAACAAAACCCGGCGCGCCTTCAAAGCCTATTTGGTGTGGGACGCGGCGGCGGGCAAGGTCGGTTTCGAGTTCGAGCCGCGCGCGGGCAAGGCGGGGGCGGCCAAACCCGCAGCACGCAAAGCCGCAGCAAAACCGGCTGCGGCCCAAGCTGAAACGCAGGCTGACGCAAAGGCTGCAGCCAAGCCCGCTGCAGCGCGCAAAGCCACTGCGCGCAAGCCAGCCAAGGTGATCGCCGCAGATCAAGCGGCTAAACCCGCCGCCGTGCGCAAGCCCGCCACGCGCAAAAGCGCGAGCTGA